In Pseudomonas glycinae, the DNA window GTTGCAGGCGACATTCAGCTGGCCGCTGCCCGCTTCGCTGAGGCTGGCCTTGATCGGTGCGTTCCAGGTCGGGCCCTGCTGGCCGAAATCGAGAGAGCCCAGCCCATCCACCGGGCTGGCGGGGCTGGAGGCGTTGGTGACCTCGCAGCCGGCGATCAGCGTCAGTCGCGCAAGGATCTGCCCACTGACCGCCGCCGACGCGATCTCGGTGAACAACAGCAACGTGGCTGTGGCGATTACGCGCCCGTGTCTGCCCATCATTGAGCCCCGACTCCTTCAGGATCACTCGACCATTGCGCTCGTCATTGAACGCCCTTCCCTGCGCCACCCGGTTACACCGAATGGCTGAAAAACTCCGCGATCACCAGGTGACCGTCACCTTCACCAGATCCGAATACCGGCTGACCCGTGGCACCTCCGCCATACGCTCGATCCGCCCGTATAACGGCAAGTCCACCGTGCCGCTGTCCGGCACCCGGCCGCTGACGGGCACATTCACCACCAGCGGCACCCGCCGCGCAGGGTCCTGATACAGGCGATAAGGAATCGGCTTGCTGCCAGCCTCCCCCGCCATATAACGCACCTCGCCAACGCCACCGTGCAGGCCGCCATCGACACGCAACTGGTACGGGGTGTCCGGGTTGCATTCCAGACGTGGCAGGCGCGAATTCGTCAGCGCCGCACCGAGAGGCCCTTCCAGGTCGCCGAGCCGCGCCGTGGTGCCGAAGTCGAGCACACCCAGTTGCTCGATAACGGCCTCGCGTTGCTGGCCGATCAACTGGCAACCGCGCTGCACATCGACCCGCACCTCGACCTTAAGGTCGGCGGCGTGGACCGGTGCCGCGAGCCCGCCCAGCAATGCCCAGACCATCCCTGCATTCACTGCCCGTTCCTTGATGGCGGCAGCCTCGCTGCCGTTACAGTGTTTCAGGTTAGCAACGGACACCGAATGCGCCAGTCGATTGGATCCAGTCACCGACCGGGATTTGTTTCGAAAGGTTGGCAACACGTCGATTCATATTGTTGAAAAAACCTGTACACGCCGCAGATTACTGTGCGGAAAAACGATAAAGCGCAGTAGAAGCAAAACTACCCGTCTGGTTACACTACGCCGCCGCGCTCGCGAGGAGCCGGCCCGATGATGACGGAGTGACCGCAGTGCCTGCCCGACCGCCCGAACGTTCGCGTCTGACTCAGCGCTTGTCAGCCTTGCGCCACTTCTTCGGCAAACGCTCCCACAGGGCTGCGGGCCAGTGCGCCGCCAGCGCGCAAACGATCCGCGACTACTTCCGGCAAAAGGCCCACAGCCAGGGCTACACCCTCAGCCACAGCCAGCAACGGGTCATCGACTGCATGGCAAAGCAGGCCGGTCTGTTGTTCGGCACGCCTGCGCAAACCCCGCGCAGCCTCTATCTGTACGGGGCAGTCGGACGCGGCAAGAGCTGGCTGCTGGACGGTTTCTTCCAGGCGTTGCCGATCGAGCAAAAGCGCCGTCTGCACTTCCATGGATTTTTCGCCCGGTTGCATCAGGGCATGTTCGAGCACCGCGACCGCGACGACGCGCTCGCTGTCACTCTTGACGCGCTGCTGATGGA includes these proteins:
- a CDS encoding spore coat U domain-containing protein produces the protein MVWALLGGLAAPVHAADLKVEVRVDVQRGCQLIGQQREAVIEQLGVLDFGTTARLGDLEGPLGAALTNSRLPRLECNPDTPYQLRVDGGLHGGVGEVRYMAGEAGSKPIPYRLYQDPARRVPLVVNVPVSGRVPDSGTVDLPLYGRIERMAEVPRVSRYSDLVKVTVTW